Part of the Catalinimonas alkaloidigena genome is shown below.
CCTGCAAAATGGTATAAGAAAGTAAGCCGAAAAGTGAAAGCCCTATCAGCGCTGCCCAGAAATGATGCTGCCCCTCAGTCATTACCGCCTGACCTGAGATCTTATTGGTAAGCATGACTCCAAAGATCATGAGCACGAGTATTCCACCCACATATACCAGAATCTGGGTAATGGCCAGAAAATCGGCTCCGGCAAAAACGTAAATCGCTGCTACGCCCAGAAATGTAACAATCAGCAAAAAAGCTGAGTAGAGGACATTACGGGTAAAAAGAATCATCAGTGCACTGATGACAGTGATCCCTGCGAAAATATAGAATATGATCTGTGCTATGCTCATCGGCTATTCATCTGATTGAGACTGGCTGGAATCATCATTAGGCTTATTTTTTTTCTTCTCCTCCATGATTTTTTTTGCCATCTCCTGTGGGTCACTCTCCTTGCTCTTAGGTTTGATTTTGGGTTTCATCATCCCTGCTTTTGGCTTATAGCTGGCCTTCGGTTTGATACTGGGCTTAGGCTTAGCTGTACCAGCACTATCTCCCTGTGCGGCTTTTTTTGCTGCCGCTTCGGCCTTCGCCTTTTCTTTCTGCGCCATAAATTCTTCCAGCTCTTTTTTCTTCTCCAGTATTTCCAAAGGCGTCATGTTGGAGAATTCAAAATTATGATCAGCTACATCAAACTCGCTAAAGTCATACTCTTTGGTCATGGTAAGGCATTCGGTAGGGCATACGGTGGTACACAGGCCGCAGAAGCAGCACTTAGCCATATCAATGTCAAACTTAGCCGGATAGAGGCGCTTAGAGGAACCGTCAGAAGTCTTCCCTATTTCTTCTACCGCACGGATAGGCTCAATTTCTATACAATCAACGGGGCAGATTTTTGCGCATTTATCACAGACGATACAATCCTCAATTTCATTGTGAAGCTTGTAACGCCCATTGTCAGGTACGGGTATGGTCTCATGAGGATATTGTAGCGTGACAATCCCATGATCCTGATCAAAATAATGCGCATCCTCGACACCAATAGGCTCACGATGCTTACGTGCATCCATCAAATGCTTAAACGATAGCCTCAGCCCGCCCAAAAGTGAGCTGACACCTTCCTTAATATTTCCCCAGTATGTATTATTTGCACCTTGGTGTGACATACAAATCTGATCAACTTCTACTAAAAATATACTCTGTAACGAGATTTAACGATAGCCAATGACAATATTAGCCATGTTACAGATGATTACAAAATTAGCTGAGAGATCGTGCCTTCTTTTCGGCTTCATCGGCCTGCATTTGTTTGTCATACAGGTTCTTATAGAAACCATCCCGGCTGAGCAATGATTCGTTGGTGCCTTCTTCTACAATTTCGCCATCATCCAGTACCACGATTTTATCAGCCAGCTTGGCAGAAGATACCCGGTGAGAAATGATGATGGTAGTCCTGCCCTGCATAATATCTTTCAGGCTGGTCAGGATAGTGTTTTCGGTTTTAGTATCCACAGCCGAGAGGCAGTCGTCCAGCACCAGAATTTTAGGGTCACGGGCGATGGCCCGTGCAATAGAAACTCTTTGTTTCTGTCCGCCGGAAAGTGTAATTCCACGCTCCCCAAGCTTGGTGCCGAAGCCTCCCGGAAAATCTTCAATCGTATTTTTCAGGTCAGCATTGTAAGCAGCCTCTTCCACCTGCTGCTCAGTAATACCTACCGATCCGAATGTGATATTGTTATATATAGTATCTGAGAAAAGAAATACATCTTGTGGTACATAGCCTATCTGGCTGCGCAGGGTATGCAAGTCGTAATTTTTGATGTTGACACCATCAATGGTAATCGCCCCTTCATGTATGTCGTACATACGGGGAATAACATTGGCAATAGTGCTTTTGCCAGATCCGGTTGTGCCCACAATTGCGATAGACTGACCGGCTTTAACGTCAAAGGAGATATTTTTTAAAGCTTTTATCCCTGAGTCTGGATAGACAAAAGAAACATTTTTAAGGGCAACATCTCCTTTAATTTCTTTTTCCACCTCTCCGGATAAGATGTCATTCTTTGTGTGCAAAAATTCGTTGATGCGCTTTTGCGAAGCCGCCGCACGCTGGATAATACTGGTAATCCAGCCCAGTGAGGTGACAGGCCAGGTAAGCATATTCACATAAATGATAAACTC
Proteins encoded:
- a CDS encoding 4Fe-4S dicluster domain-containing protein, whose product is MSHQGANNTYWGNIKEGVSSLLGGLRLSFKHLMDARKHREPIGVEDAHYFDQDHGIVTLQYPHETIPVPDNGRYKLHNEIEDCIVCDKCAKICPVDCIEIEPIRAVEEIGKTSDGSSKRLYPAKFDIDMAKCCFCGLCTTVCPTECLTMTKEYDFSEFDVADHNFEFSNMTPLEILEKKKELEEFMAQKEKAKAEAAAKKAAQGDSAGTAKPKPSIKPKASYKPKAGMMKPKIKPKSKESDPQEMAKKIMEEKKKNKPNDDSSQSQSDE
- a CDS encoding NADH-quinone oxidoreductase subunit J, which produces MSIAQIIFYIFAGITVISALMILFTRNVLYSAFLLIVTFLGVAAIYVFAGADFLAITQILVYVGGILVLMIFGVMLTNKISGQAVMTEGQHHFWAALIGLSLFGLLSYTILQVNFSSLAWIQAARNANEQVQESTIQRLGILLMSDFVLPFELAGVLLLIALIGAAFIAKRQLD
- a CDS encoding ABC transporter ATP-binding protein; this translates as MKELSYLNKYLLKYKFRLLLGLLFIIISNVFAIIPAQIVRRSINLVEENIALFKVYEGLELQDLIYDIFAGSILVYGIAILVLALLKGFFTFLTRQTVIVVSRFIEFDLKNEVYEHYQSLPTSFYRRNNTGDLMARISEDVSKVRMYLGPGIMYGLNLFTLFAILIPYMFSVNVRLTLYTLIPLPILSLSIYYVNNIINRRSEEIQRSLSELSTYVQEAFSGIRVIKSFVREEDSANTFINASNDYKDKSIKLTFVNALFIPLIVALIGLSSVITVFIGGAEVIKGAISPGVIAEFIIYVNMLTWPVTSLGWITSIIQRAAASQKRINEFLHTKNDILSGEVEKEIKGDVALKNVSFVYPDSGIKALKNISFDVKAGQSIAIVGTTGSGKSTIANVIPRMYDIHEGAITIDGVNIKNYDLHTLRSQIGYVPQDVFLFSDTIYNNITFGSVGITEQQVEEAAYNADLKNTIEDFPGGFGTKLGERGITLSGGQKQRVSIARAIARDPKILVLDDCLSAVDTKTENTILTSLKDIMQGRTTIIISHRVSSAKLADKIVVLDDGEIVEEGTNESLLSRDGFYKNLYDKQMQADEAEKKARSLS